In Helianthus annuus cultivar XRQ/B chromosome 3, HanXRQr2.0-SUNRISE, whole genome shotgun sequence, a single window of DNA contains:
- the LOC110927674 gene encoding ATP-dependent DNA helicase 2 subunit KU70-like, protein MQVVFMFLQEVMGSTCIFIALYRFMIRLKRFAVAFYGSSSRPQLVALVAQEEIIDGGGQIEPPGMHIIYLPYSDDIRPIKKRSRWRQRW, encoded by the exons atgcaAGTAGTTTTTATGTTTTTGCAGGAAGTCATGGGAAGCACATGCATTTTCATTGCTCTTTACAGATTTATGATACGCCTCAAACG TTTTGCAGTTGCGTTTTACGGGAGTTCATCTCGACCTCAGTTGGTTGCTCTGGTTGCGCAA GAGGAAATCATCGACGGTGGTGGTCAGATTGAGCCGCCAGGAATGCACATTATATATCTTCCGTATTCAGATGACATAAGACCCATTAAGAAACGAAGTAGGTGGCGACAGAGGTGGTGA